From Dermochelys coriacea isolate rDerCor1 chromosome 8, rDerCor1.pri.v4, whole genome shotgun sequence, the proteins below share one genomic window:
- the LOC119859991 gene encoding dimethylaniline monooxygenase [N-oxide-forming] 4 isoform X1 yields the protein MVQRVAIIGAGSSGLVSIKCCLDEGLEPTCFERSHDIGGLWRFTEAGRISVYRSVITNTSKEMMCFSDFPFPEDFPNYMNHSRLLEYFRMYAKHFSLLRYIRFKTTVHSIRKRPDFSTTGQWDVVTETDGTAESAIFDAVMVCSGHYAEPHFPLDSFPGIENRFRGQYLHSWEYKDSSSFQGKRVLVLGVGNSGGDIAVEISRVAAQVFLSTRSGTWVTSRISGHGFPLDMMLTTRFHNCLENFLPSALMRLLRLKKFNTWFDHANYGLIPQKSPNLSLIVNDELPSCILCGAVVVKPNVKEFTESSAVFEDETVEENIDVVVFATGYTFSFPFLEESVRNICRSKYALYKYIFPPSLEKPTLVVLGLIELNGSIMAGTELQARWATRVFKGLNQLPTVSRLMAEVAKKQQHLIKQGLSNKKSKTKLSYIGYMDEIASCIGVKPNVLLLFLKDPKLALEVFFGPCTPCQYRLAGPGKWVGARNTILTQWHRTLKPLRTRVIDDSSNHSSVFHLLTILGLPALLCAGLFICKYSPQLWLPRVRLGVIPICKMGFMKGRL from the exons ATGGTCCAGAGGGTGGCAATCATTGGAGCTGGGTCCAGTGGACTGGTCTCCATCAAGTGCTGTCTGGATGAGGGGCTGGAGCCCACCTGCTTTGAGCGAAGTCATGACATCGGGGGCCTCTGGAGGTTCACA GAAGCTGGGAGGATCAGCGTCTACAGATCGGTGATAACCAACACCTCCAAGGAGATGATGTGTTTCAGCGACTTCCCCTTCCCAGAGGATTTCCCCAACTACATGAACCACTCCAGGCTCCTGGAGTATTTCAGAATGTACGCCAAGCACTTCAGCCTTCTCAGATACATACGTTTCAAG ACCACAGTTCACAGCATAAGGAAACGCCCAGATTTCTCCACCACTGGCCAGTGGGATGTTGTCACAGAGACTGATGGGACGGCTGAGTCGGCCATTTTTGACGCTGTTATGGTTTGCAGTGGCCACTATGCAGAGCCCCATTTTCCACTGGATTCTTTCCCTG GTATAGAAAATCGCTTTAGAGGCCAGTACCTCCACAGCTGGGAATACAAAGACTCTTCCAGTTTCCAAGGGAAGAGAGTTCTTGTGCTCGGTGTTGGGAATTCTGGAGGAGATATCGCCGTGGAGATCAGTCGGGTGGCTGCTCAG GTGTTTCTCAGCACCAGAAGTGGTACGTGGGTGACTAGTCGTATTTCAGGCCATGGCTTTCCTCTTGACATGATGCTCACCACTCGCTTTCACAACTGTCTTGAAAACTTCCTCCCATCAGCCCTCATGAGACTGCTAAGGTTGAAGAAGTTCAATACATGGTTTGACCATGCAAATTATGGCTTGATTCCTCAGAAAAG TCCAAACCTAAGCTTAATTGTGAATGACGAGCTGCCAAGCTGCATCCTCTGCGGTGCTGTTGTGGTAAAACCAAATGTGAAGGAGTTTACGGAAAGCTCAGCTGTCTTTGAAGATGAGACCGTAGAGGAGAACATCGACGTGGTGGTCTTTGCCACTGGATACactttctcttttcccttccttgAAGAGTCTGTTCGCAACATCTGCAGAAGCAAGTACGCCCTTTACAAATACATCTTCCCACCCTCTCTGGAGAAGCCGACGCTGGTTGTCCTTGGCCTTATAGAGCTAAATGGCTCCATCATGGCAGGAACGGAACTCCAGGCTCGCTGGGCCACAAGGGTCTTTAAAG GGTTGAACCAGCTTCCTACTGTCAGCAGGCTGATGGCTGAAGTTgccaagaagcagcagcatctaATTAAACA GGGTCTTTCCAACAAGAAGAGCAAAACCAAGCTGAGTTACATTGGCTACATGGATGAAATTGCATCATGTATTGGTGTAAAACCCAACGTACTGCTGCTATTCCTGAAGGATCCCAAGCTGGCCCTGGAAGTTTTCTTTGGTCCATGCACCCCTTGCCAGTATCGCCTGGCAGGACCAGGAAAATGGGTAGGAGCCAGAAACACTATCCTGACCCAGTGGCACCGGACTCTGAAGCCCCTGAGAACTCGAGTCATCGATGATTCTTCCAATCACTCTTCGGTTTTCCACTTGCTTACAATTCTTGGCCTTCCTGCACTCCTTTGTGctggtttatttatttgtaaatattccCCTCAACTGTGGCTTCCTAGGGTAAGATTAGGTGTtattcccatatgtaaaatgggctTTATGAAAGGAAGGCTCTGA
- the LOC119859991 gene encoding dimethylaniline monooxygenase [N-oxide-forming] 4 isoform X2 yields the protein MVQRVAIIGAGSSGLVSIKCCLDEGLEPTCFERSHDIGGLWRFTEAGRISVYRSVITNTSKEMMCFSDFPFPEDFPNYMNHSRLLEYFRMYAKHFSLLRYIRFKTTVHSIRKRPDFSTTGQWDVVTETDGTAESAIFDAVMVCSGHYAEPHFPLDSFPGIENRFRGQYLHSWEYKDSSSFQGKRVLVLGVGNSGGDIAVEISRVAAQVFLSTRSGTWVTSRISGHGFPLDMMLTTRFHNCLENFLPSALMRLLRLKKFNTWFDHANYGLIPQKSPNLSLIVNDELPSCILCGAVVVKPNVKEFTESSAVFEDETVEENIDVVVFATGYTFSFPFLEESVRNICRSKYALYKYIFPPSLEKPTLVVLGLIELNGSIMAGTELQARWATRVFKGLNQLPTVSRLMAEVAKKQQHLIKQYKMLLILFHIQGVFPTRRAKPS from the exons ATGGTCCAGAGGGTGGCAATCATTGGAGCTGGGTCCAGTGGACTGGTCTCCATCAAGTGCTGTCTGGATGAGGGGCTGGAGCCCACCTGCTTTGAGCGAAGTCATGACATCGGGGGCCTCTGGAGGTTCACA GAAGCTGGGAGGATCAGCGTCTACAGATCGGTGATAACCAACACCTCCAAGGAGATGATGTGTTTCAGCGACTTCCCCTTCCCAGAGGATTTCCCCAACTACATGAACCACTCCAGGCTCCTGGAGTATTTCAGAATGTACGCCAAGCACTTCAGCCTTCTCAGATACATACGTTTCAAG ACCACAGTTCACAGCATAAGGAAACGCCCAGATTTCTCCACCACTGGCCAGTGGGATGTTGTCACAGAGACTGATGGGACGGCTGAGTCGGCCATTTTTGACGCTGTTATGGTTTGCAGTGGCCACTATGCAGAGCCCCATTTTCCACTGGATTCTTTCCCTG GTATAGAAAATCGCTTTAGAGGCCAGTACCTCCACAGCTGGGAATACAAAGACTCTTCCAGTTTCCAAGGGAAGAGAGTTCTTGTGCTCGGTGTTGGGAATTCTGGAGGAGATATCGCCGTGGAGATCAGTCGGGTGGCTGCTCAG GTGTTTCTCAGCACCAGAAGTGGTACGTGGGTGACTAGTCGTATTTCAGGCCATGGCTTTCCTCTTGACATGATGCTCACCACTCGCTTTCACAACTGTCTTGAAAACTTCCTCCCATCAGCCCTCATGAGACTGCTAAGGTTGAAGAAGTTCAATACATGGTTTGACCATGCAAATTATGGCTTGATTCCTCAGAAAAG TCCAAACCTAAGCTTAATTGTGAATGACGAGCTGCCAAGCTGCATCCTCTGCGGTGCTGTTGTGGTAAAACCAAATGTGAAGGAGTTTACGGAAAGCTCAGCTGTCTTTGAAGATGAGACCGTAGAGGAGAACATCGACGTGGTGGTCTTTGCCACTGGATACactttctcttttcccttccttgAAGAGTCTGTTCGCAACATCTGCAGAAGCAAGTACGCCCTTTACAAATACATCTTCCCACCCTCTCTGGAGAAGCCGACGCTGGTTGTCCTTGGCCTTATAGAGCTAAATGGCTCCATCATGGCAGGAACGGAACTCCAGGCTCGCTGGGCCACAAGGGTCTTTAAAG GGTTGAACCAGCTTCCTACTGTCAGCAGGCTGATGGCTGAAGTTgccaagaagcagcagcatctaATTAAACAGTACAAAATGCTACTTATTCTATTCCATATTCAAG GGGTCTTTCCAACAAGAAGAGCAAAACCAAGCTGA
- the LOC119859991 gene encoding dimethylaniline monooxygenase [N-oxide-forming] 2 isoform X3 — protein MVQRVAIIGAGSSGLVSIKCCLDEGLEPTCFERSHDIGGLWRFTEAGRISVYRSVITNTSKEMMCFSDFPFPEDFPNYMNHSRLLEYFRMYAKHFSLLRYIRFKTTVHSIRKRPDFSTTGQWDVVTETDGTAESAIFDAVMVCSGHYAEPHFPLDSFPGIENRFRGQYLHSWEYKDSSSFQGKRVLVLGVGNSGGDIAVEISRVAAQVFLSTRSGTWVTSRISGHGFPLDMMLTTRFHNCLENFLPSALMRLLRLKKFNTWFDHANYGLIPQKSPNLSLIVNDELPSCILCGAVVVKPNVKEFTESSAVFEDETVEENIDVVVFATGYTFSFPFLEESVRNICRSKYALYKYIFPPSLEKPTLVVLGLIELNGSIMAGTELQARWATRVFKGVFPTRRAKPS, from the exons ATGGTCCAGAGGGTGGCAATCATTGGAGCTGGGTCCAGTGGACTGGTCTCCATCAAGTGCTGTCTGGATGAGGGGCTGGAGCCCACCTGCTTTGAGCGAAGTCATGACATCGGGGGCCTCTGGAGGTTCACA GAAGCTGGGAGGATCAGCGTCTACAGATCGGTGATAACCAACACCTCCAAGGAGATGATGTGTTTCAGCGACTTCCCCTTCCCAGAGGATTTCCCCAACTACATGAACCACTCCAGGCTCCTGGAGTATTTCAGAATGTACGCCAAGCACTTCAGCCTTCTCAGATACATACGTTTCAAG ACCACAGTTCACAGCATAAGGAAACGCCCAGATTTCTCCACCACTGGCCAGTGGGATGTTGTCACAGAGACTGATGGGACGGCTGAGTCGGCCATTTTTGACGCTGTTATGGTTTGCAGTGGCCACTATGCAGAGCCCCATTTTCCACTGGATTCTTTCCCTG GTATAGAAAATCGCTTTAGAGGCCAGTACCTCCACAGCTGGGAATACAAAGACTCTTCCAGTTTCCAAGGGAAGAGAGTTCTTGTGCTCGGTGTTGGGAATTCTGGAGGAGATATCGCCGTGGAGATCAGTCGGGTGGCTGCTCAG GTGTTTCTCAGCACCAGAAGTGGTACGTGGGTGACTAGTCGTATTTCAGGCCATGGCTTTCCTCTTGACATGATGCTCACCACTCGCTTTCACAACTGTCTTGAAAACTTCCTCCCATCAGCCCTCATGAGACTGCTAAGGTTGAAGAAGTTCAATACATGGTTTGACCATGCAAATTATGGCTTGATTCCTCAGAAAAG TCCAAACCTAAGCTTAATTGTGAATGACGAGCTGCCAAGCTGCATCCTCTGCGGTGCTGTTGTGGTAAAACCAAATGTGAAGGAGTTTACGGAAAGCTCAGCTGTCTTTGAAGATGAGACCGTAGAGGAGAACATCGACGTGGTGGTCTTTGCCACTGGATACactttctcttttcccttccttgAAGAGTCTGTTCGCAACATCTGCAGAAGCAAGTACGCCCTTTACAAATACATCTTCCCACCCTCTCTGGAGAAGCCGACGCTGGTTGTCCTTGGCCTTATAGAGCTAAATGGCTCCATCATGGCAGGAACGGAACTCCAGGCTCGCTGGGCCACAAGGGTCTTTAAAG GGGTCTTTCCAACAAGAAGAGCAAAACCAAGCTGA